The sequence tataaattctttattcattttatttttattatactaATAACATACTTATGAATAAATGGTTTCATTTAAAACCAATtgcttatttatatataacaattttttttttttaactttttaataaaataaaaatttgtaGATATTGATGCATATTTAGAGAAAGTTGATGGCAATTTTTACAATAGCCAACATAAAGGGATacatataaatgaaaaaaaaaagtgggattttaataacataaatattaaaaaagaagcaTCACATTATTTCAGTAATTTATTATCTGAATCAAAttgtaaatttaaaaaaaaatcgaAACCTACATTGATAAATTCAAGAGacaattcaaaaaaaaaaaatttaaataatcttcttaatttaaatataactgataaaattaaaacaaatgcagaaataaataaatattatttaaaagtagATAAAAAACACTATATTAATGAAATGGATGTAACAACAGAAAAAAATTGCataatagataaaaataaaatagaacatgtaaacaaatatatatatacaaaatttcCTAAATTTGAtacacataaaaaaataaaattatataacatTAAAATATCTGAGCttattttagaaaatgaaaaattaaaaaaatataagagcaatttagaaaaaagaattttagaAGAAAATACTGTCtttgaagaaaattttaaaaattatgaaatagCTATTTCTAATGCACTGAGATTAGGatattcttctttatttttatgtaatgtattaaataaaatgatagatagaaataaaaaatttgttttaaGAGAACTGATGAAGAGAAAAGACGAATTTAAAAACAACATAATAAAGTCttatattcataaatattctgtagataaattattaattaacaATATGGCTATGAAGATAgattgtatatataaaaaaaatgtaaaatcaGTAACTATCCTATTAGTgggtattataaaaaaaaaaataagatatttattaaaattgtttttgaataatattttaggattaaaagaagaaaaaaaaggaaaaaaaccTAGGAGAAAAGAAAgtgataaattaatttttaaactttCCTTTTTGAATCATATTGAAAGAGTAGAAAGCTTATTAGGTTTAGTAAAATTAGTACATATTCTAAGAACTcgcatatatataatttttcaatacTGTTTTTCTAAACTAGTAAGTAATaagaatgaaaatttaaatgtaaaagaaaataccattagagataaagaaaaatttgataatataaatggtGCAATTGAAATtagagaagaaaaaataaattatataaaaaaaataaaaaatttaaaaaacaataatatagagaataataataataataatataagtaaaataaaggaaaataGTTGTTTAATTAATTACATAAGTAATGATAACAAAAATACAGAAAAAATTTGTAGCGACATGTACCTCCAAAAATATGATGaaattttaagtaaaaaaaattatttattattaaataatgaaaacattataaataattttgacAGTCATCACTTTAGTTTGGAGAGTGGTAACGAAAGTGACAGTAGTTATATTCCACATCCAGatgaaatttataattatttatattaccaagaattattaaaattaaaaaaaaagaaacctGAAAACTGTTTTGCTAAGCATATTGATAGTAATAGTTTTAATTCTCTTCAACTGAATAGtgaagaattatttttatgtgataaattaaaaaaaaaaaatgatataaaagaattatcAACAACTAATAATTTGGAAAATTATATCAAATATgttgaaaataaattaaaaaaatacaacaatattattactaaaagttcaaaaaaaataaaaaaagaacatGCAGATATTTCTTTCAATGAACTAGGGGATAGTTCAAAATTATCAGAATCAAACTcagaaagtaaaaaaaatgctAAATGTGATAAatctatttatatatttttgttaaaagaaaaaagaagaattcTAGAATTATTAGAACAATATGTCTCATTACAAATTTCTGAAGAaaattacattaaaaaaagaaataaaaagggAAATAATgcaaatttaaataaaagtaaaaaattgtTGATGGATGATTGTAAACAAAAACAATTAGaatcattaaatataaaaaatgaagaggttaataaagaaattaataaagaacgaataaataaaattaatatcaaATGTAAACCGAAACCaaatatatcattaaaaaaaacatttaaagAGAGTAAAACTCAATTAGTTACAGGATTAGATAAGGAAGATAtcagtaaaataaataaaaaaaaatttgaaattaaaaatattgatgATTGTAATTTAGAAGTTGAGAGTTTtgtgaataaaaatataaaaaaaaaattatcatttcaTACAATGAAAAGTGAGTTAAAAGATATTATCTCACATatttatgataataatgatgatattaaagaaaaaaggaatCTCTTAGATAACACAATTgatgatattaaaaataaattgagtaaaataaaagaaaaaagttttttatgTGTAATAGGTGAAGGATCtccaaaaaatataaatttaaattttaaaaaagagtCTGAacacaataataaaaaaaaagaagaaaacgttgacattttaaaaaaatcagAAAGTAAAGTATTATTAACTCTTAAaaagtaattaaaaattcattctttatatataaaaaaagaagagatTAGTGCCATTTAAAACATAAGATTAgttttatttaattgaaaattataatattattgaaaaataagaaattcaAACTTAATAAGTAAGCTTGTGATAATATGttataaaatttagaaaaaggaacatatactaaaaaaaaaaagatattcactttaatatattttctttttatgttaaaattttaatttattacaaaatctataaattttattattattatttttattttttttttttttttttattatttgtaatatctaatatttttaaatggttcatcaattttttttaaatttgtcTTATTTTTTCAACGTATagttttttatgttatttttattatgtattatttattaataattttttttttttttttatgttatcgcatatttaatattaactTTTGTTCTAcatatattattcttttttattctccgtctgctttttttttttttttttaaaatatataattatgtttattttaAGAATAAGATTCtataaatcaaaataaaactaaattccttttttattatcaccaaaatataaaaaaattaagtttttaaggaaagatatttataaaagaaattaaaaaaaataaaataaaaataaaataaataattcttatatacaataaatggataaaaaaaacagttcataagaaaaaaaaaaactttaaataaaaagtataagtagataaatatttatatacatgtatatatatatatatatatatatatatatatatatatatatatatatatatatataaacttatGGTTATtcagataataaaaaaaataaaaagttaaaatataaatgaatatattaaagcataataaaaaaaaatgaaaaaaaacttGTTGcaacaaaataataaaaataattacataaatttaaaaaaaatctaaGCAATAGGGGAATAAAACATTTCAGTGaacaaaaagaaagaaaaaatgttttttcgtttgtttctatttttttttatttcatgttttcattatatattaatttcatttttttatttctttatttttatttttttgaaagaaaaaaaatagaagcaacttattttaagaaaaattttcaaaataacaaaataaatatgatacGCAATTTGTATCTCAACCTAAGTAGagtaaatatattaagaTGTActagtaaaattaaaaattatgaattgAGTACGAAGAAATATgcattattaaattataaaaaaaatcctTTTTCGACTTTTGCTTTAAGtaatgatgaaaaagaagTAGAACACAAAATTGATGGgatatcttttattatcaGAGATaacacaaatatatataaagaagaaacaaaaaatattcctATTCTATTAATTCACGGATGTTATGGatcaaagaaaaattttcGTCCTTTTAGTAAAATGttaaaatcaaataaaatcATAACATTAGATTTACGAAATCATGGGGATTCTAAACATACAGATACTATGAAGTTTGATGAAATGGAAAATGAcattaaaaatgttttagaaaaaattcatataaaaaaatgttgtTTAGTTGGATTTAGTATGGGAGGAAAAGTTTCTATGTACTGtgctttaaaaaattcttctCTTTTCTCTCACTTAGTAATAATGGATATATTAccaattaattataattctaaagaaatatatgtaaGACAACCATATAACATTGTGCAAATGACCAATATTTTActtaatgttaaaaaaaagaatccacaaaataaaaatcagTTCTTAAGTTATCTTAAAGAAGAATTACCAGATATATCTAGCACTTTCACTCAATTTATATGTATGTCTCTTAAGGAAAATGAAACGAAAAATCAATTAAAGTGGAAAATAAATGTAGATACAATGTATAATGAATTGTCTCATCTTATGAATTTTCCTTTAAGTTCagattattataaatattataatccTTGTAGTTTCATTATAGGTAAGAAATCTGATTTAGCTTTTTCTATACCTAAATTTAATAACATTATAAATAGCTATTTTCCGAATTCTAAACAATTCGTTTTAGATAATTCATCACATACCGTTTACATTGATGAAGCACAGGAATGTGCAAATATTATTAACAATACATTGTGTCTATaaactcaaaaaaaaaaaaattttttcatatatatgttaattaaaaaaaaaaaagtaaaataaaataatagatgAATAAATAAGCAATGATACTCATATATTATAGAAATAAtgtgaataaataaaaattttcttttttaataagtttttATTCAAAGATTAAAAATCAATATCCTTTAACTTCTTGATAatttaagattttttttttttatttttatatatataattaatttcttaaaagttctgatattttaaattctttCAATTCTTAGAATAGTAAGAATAATTccaattcatttttattgttcTCATAAGCATTTAATAATGTTTTTCttgtttttaataatttcgtataaatgaaaataaaagttaaaaagtaaaaattaagttACTTTAAGAATATaactttttcatatattaagGATTTTCcttaaaaggaaaaaattgcatatataataaataatttgatatagatttgtttttaatattgtttaaaaaaaaagataaatactAATATGAAAAGCATATCATTTAGCAAATGTATAAACTACTCGATACTTATCATGGTAACACattcatataaaataatattttttctgttGTCAtcctttaatatatattttttttttctctctttATAGAGAATTTATtagtgaaataaataaaaatatgaaaattgaGATTCTatggaataataaaaataattaataatgaaagaTAAATAGTAAATATCTGTTTCATATCATTATAGAaaacaaattttataaaaaaagagaagtAAAGATTAAAAATTCCTTActattaaatgaattaaaaatgtctaaactcttttttaattttgttcagtatttatttgataaatatactttttttaataaaaaaagataccaaattaagtatttatttttcaataaaacaagcagaataaacaaaaacaaattaaataagTATTGTTGTgccattttatttttttgagtatttttactttaaagtttttatatttcaaaaaaaaaaaaaggaaaaaaaaaaaaaagaaataaaatgaaatggatatagataaaagaaaaagagaaatgtaaaaaataaatagataaaataaaaaaaaaaattatataaataaaagtgccaaataacaaaataaaaacaacatatttttaaatataaaatcgaaaattataaaaattgaatattCTTATGAATTTAAGatattcattaaattataaatacatattatATAACAAACtctaattattattaaataaaaaaagaaaaaaatatattttctgtatttaaaaaaatattaaaattttaccTAATATTTTATGCACttctaattatatttttaatttttttaaaatatttttgtaaaatttaataaatatattttttttttttaagcacttataaattttaataaaatatatttttatttatttatttattttttttttttaaatttaaaattacttAATGGCAATAAgacaatatatattaattttgataataatataaatattttcattagatACATATTCCTATTTAAGAATATGTTTTGTATTAACTATTGATATAAATATAgataaagatataaaaacaaaCTATTTAATTTCACTTTTGATGGggtattatataattatttggatattttaatatatatgaataaaacttttttttttttacaacatGTGAAAATACATAAATGTACTATTACAGatgaaaagaaatatatttatattaatatatatattcattttatctttttttttttcctttttatacATTATTAAGAGTAATGTTATTATTAACTGGAATAATTGGATTATTgaatgaaatattattattctcatgattagtattattattattattatgattAGAGTTAttaacattattatttttattttttctattgttTTTTCCAAATATAGTTTGTCCTTTTACTTTTGATAAACGCACTTTAATAGCCCAAAACTTTGATTTATAAAATCCATGAGTTTTAGCTGAAAAAGatttataatatctttttcCGTTATCATACCAAGAAGCTATCCAACTTCTTTTATCCCAATAAACACCAGCTACATCACATTTTAAATCATCAGGATTTTCTAAACTTGGCCCTTCTTTATCTGATAATTCTAACAAGTATTCAAATtcactttcattttttatggTTTTATTTGAACTTCTATTTAAAgcgctattttttttatttgtttttttttctgtatttttataagtaAAAGTAGAATTTTTCTTAcctcctttttttttcttggaTCCTGAAATTGATTCTGAAACTTTACTGATAGtaccttttttataattcattaaattattattagtagtattattaaaagaagtGTTATTATTGttgttattatcattatatatagaattattattctgattttgatgaaaatataaatcattCTTAaatctattattattattattattatacatTTGTAATAATTCCATAgaatttttagaaatattattttttaaattattttcttcgatttttatcatattttttttttctttttcataactaatattattttccatCAAGTTTACATTATGATGATgatatatatcattattaatcATATAATCATTATGATCGTtcatattcattattttatcatttttattttgaattatCTTTGTAGATTTATTGCAATTTAAATAAGTATCAATTAAATTTgttgaaatattttcattttgttgGAAATCTTTCATATTTTCTATAGcattcatatttttacaatgcttcttattaaataatgatgCATTATTATCAGATGGGactaataaataattattaagtttttttattttttcttcttcatttttatttatatttggataaatatatttagtattattattattcaaattactataattattttttaaatcacttgaatttataaaaaaggatttatttttttcattgttatataatgatttaatattatcatatttataaaaaatagacTTTAATGAATATACATTTGATTTACTATCATTCTCCCAAATATTCATAGAATGCGGAAAACTATTACTTAATTTACAACATAAATCATCTAATTTAACACATACTGTATAAATAGCGTCAAACCACtgtaaatatttatcattgctattattattatttaaataatcaatgttattataattaacTATATCCCTTGCATTTCCTTCCATATGATTATTATTTAgattattatttgaattatccATGCCAAAATTATTTGTTCTTTCATTATGCATGTCACTTATTATGTGTTCATTACTCATATTATTTGACATGTTTTCGTTATTCATACTATTTGGCATGTTTTCGTTGTTCATACTATTTGACATGTTTTCGTTGTTCATcccatttattatattttcattattcatGCCATTTGTCATACttctttcatttatattatttattacattttcGTTATTAATACCATTTAtgctatttttttcattattatcaatTATTACATCTTCGCTATTCATACAATTAATCATATTCTCTTCATTAATATTACTAACTATATTTTcgttattcatattatttaatatatttttatcatctaTAATTAAATTGCTCTTTCCTATATTATCAtctatttgtatattttcttttaaatgatttatattatttaataaattatttcctCTAAAATTATCCTTAATACTTATATTATTTGCCGAAGAGAAACTTTCATTATTCTTGACATGAACTGCATGaacattatttattatatcatcttcatttatactaataatataatttgatTTTAATGTATCGctgtttttaatattttcattttttacattACTTTTTTCTTGAGTATTATTCATATCATAGTGCTTGCATATATCTGTTTCAATAATAGTAGTTTTCTCATCCATTTCGAGGTAtaccttttctttttttaaagaaacaACAGCACAATGTGCATTTTTTAAACTTTCATTTTCCTTATTAAtgtttatctttttttcctCACCTTCTTTATTTAGTGTAATATAATTAAGTAGATTATCTGAAGCTTCattgttttttttgatatCATTATTTCTTGGAAATACAactgaattaaataattctattttattttcatttaagaTATCATTATAAGAATTTGATATActaaactttttatttcctaaataattttttccttctatagaattttcttctttaacAATACTTGAAAGATCATAATTGTTTAAAGTAGATTTATCATTTGATTTTAtatcttcatttatatttttctctggggccttttttaatatatataatttttccataaaattatttgatgAATTACAATTtgattcatatttttttgattctttttctttattaataatagatGTAGACTTTACTGCAAGATGACCATTACAATTATCATAAGTATTccctaattttttttttataggatttttttttaaataatgattatTATAAACACCATTTAACTCttcactttttaaaaaaaatttatttaaattatttttatcttttttttttaaataagaaaatattgctttattattatctttctcataaaatacatttttattattaaattcatcattattaaaaaaatctttAATTTTGAATACTatctcattatttttatcattgtTGCAATTTTCATAAATGTTTGCT comes from Plasmodium relictum strain SGS1 genome assembly, chromosome: 9 and encodes:
- a CDS encoding alpha/beta hydrolase, putative, which encodes MFSLYINFIFLFLYFYFFERKKIEATYFKKNFQNNKINMIRNLYLNLSRVNILRCTSKIKNYELSTKKYALLNYKKNPFSTFALSNDEKEVEHKIDGISFIIRDNTNIYKEETKNIPILLIHGCYGSKKNFRPFSKMLKSNKIITLDLRNHGDSKHTDTMKFDEMENDIKNVLEKIHIKKCCLVGFSMGGKVSMYCALKNSSLFSHLVIMDILPINYNSKEIYVRQPYNIVQMTNILLNVKKKNPQNKNQFLSYLKEELPDISSTFTQFICMSLKENETKNQLKWKINVDTMYNELSHLMNFPLSSDYYKYYNPCSFIIGKKSDLAFSIPKFNNIINSYFPNSKQFVLDNSSHTVYIDEAQECANIINNTLCL
- the AP2-O gene encoding transcription factor with AP2 domain(s), putative gives rise to the protein MDNISCRQEDNIEELEKVKSNKRTKFFPYYDKYYEYSYTQNINESDNYVNLNNLVNEMNSLLKLKKINENKNKNLENFNKCNLNNYSSIIDNNCNYDKMGALTASRSSVGVCILKPNHVNNENLNSKCNEKNYNNDNFRNNKNNNNFNYNGDYKSRGDRINENDNGPNEVLYSFNVMKYHNFVNKNMNKESMHIDNCSNYYLSTNDNILNDHTHNKEEIYNSIKKNNNIYNNENNFIEDNLNRENNNINISIEKEYNVNDKPLIKNEKKNLHNILCQYNTNIDENDETCLININNNKINNDIENLGSKENNSNINNNKNINKIIKTVINDYNNNKFNTDSNFIDNNNNNKNNNDNNNNNNDKDDNNGNNNNNSDNNNNNKNNNDNNNNNNNDKDDNNDNNNNNNNNNNNNNNNNNSDNNNNNNSDNNNNNNSDNNNNNNNSDNDNNNNNNNNSDKNDNNGNNKNNDDNNNNDNNNNNNNNNNNNNNNNNNNNNNNNNNNNNNIDSDNDNDNNESDNDNNDSNHNINSDKDMSDHSKNSNKSVSQLHKNDMLNSNYEKGNYLNSHQKNTSNMCGKNLVLLQEESNILVHNNLEEANIYENCNNDKNNEIVFKIKDFFNNDEFNNKNVFYEKDNNKAIFSYLKKKDKNNLNKFFLKSEELNGVYNNHYLKKNPIKKKLGNTYDNCNGHLAVKSTSIINKEKESKKYESNCNSSNNFMEKLYILKKAPEKNINEDIKSNDKSTLNNYDLSSIVKEENSIEGKNYLGNKKFSISNSYNDILNENKIELFNSVVFPRNNDIKKNNEASDNLLNYITLNKEGEEKKININKENESLKNAHCAVVSLKKEKVYLEMDEKTTIIETDICKHYDMNNTQEKSNVKNENIKNSDTLKSNYIISINEDDIINNVHAVHVKNNESFSSANNISIKDNFRGNNLLNNINHLKENIQIDDNIGKSNLIIDDKNILNNMNNENIVSNINEENMINCMNSEDVIIDNNEKNSINGINNENVINNINERSMTNGMNNENIINGMNNENMSNSMNNENMPNSMNNENMSNNMSNEHIISDMHNERTNNFGMDNSNNNLNNNHMEGNARDIVNYNNIDYLNNNNSNDKYLQWFDAIYTVCVKLDDLCCKLSNSFPHSMNIWENDSKSNVYSLKSIFYKYDNIKSLYNNEKNKSFFINSSDLKNNYSNLNNNNTKYIYPNINKNEEEKIKKLNNYLLVPSDNNASLFNKKHCKNMNAIENMKDFQQNENISTNLIDTYLNCNKSTKIIQNKNDKIMNMNDHNDYMINNDIYHHHNVNLMENNISYEKEKKNMIKIEENNLKNNISKNSMELLQMYNNNNNNRFKNDLYFHQNQNNNSIYNDNNNNNNTSFNNTTNNNLMNYKKGTISKVSESISGSKKKKGGKKNSTFTYKNTEKKTNKKNSALNRSSNKTIKNESEFEYLLELSDKEGPSLENPDDLKCDVAGVYWDKRSWIASWYDNGKRYYKSFSAKTHGFYKSKFWAIKVRLSKVKGQTIFGKNNRKNKNNNVNNSNHNNNNNTNHENNNISFNNPIIPVNNNITLNNV